A region from the Streptomyces tsukubensis genome encodes:
- a CDS encoding ATP-binding protein, whose amino-acid sequence MAGLEGAEQPRQRDGVTAIRWMTAIEDEQGLKALELFGDPSLEEVRLPSRPESAATARRLTHSVIVRQWTLPAQTAESAVLLVSELVGNAVRHTGARVFGLRMTRRPGWIRVEVRDPSRGLPCLLPVQPMDISGRGLFLVDKLSDRWGVDLLPRGKTTWFEMRIPHPGSR is encoded by the coding sequence ATGGCGGGCCTCGAAGGTGCGGAACAACCGCGGCAGCGCGACGGCGTGACCGCGATCCGTTGGATGACCGCCATCGAGGACGAGCAGGGCCTGAAAGCGCTGGAGCTGTTCGGTGACCCTTCGCTGGAGGAGGTACGGCTCCCGTCCCGCCCCGAATCCGCGGCCACGGCCCGGCGGCTGACCCACTCCGTGATCGTCCGTCAGTGGACGCTCCCCGCCCAGACCGCCGAATCGGCCGTCCTCCTCGTCTCCGAACTGGTGGGGAACGCGGTCCGGCACACCGGCGCCCGGGTCTTCGGGCTGCGAATGACGCGCCGTCCCGGCTGGATCAGGGTCGAGGTGCGCGACCCCTCGCGCGGACTGCCCTGTCTGCTGCCGGTCCAGCCGATGGACATCAGCGGGCGGGGGCTCTTCCTGGTGGACAAGCTCTCCGACCGGTGGGGGGTGGACCTGCTGCCGCGCGGCAAGACGACCTGGTTCGAGATGAGGATCCCGCACCCCGGTTCGAGATGA
- a CDS encoding polysaccharide deacetylase family protein: MTPIDRRRALRAAAGAAAAGALATSCADGGRAPAAPPPARPAATASAGAAARPAGQPPAAPAPRRHPGQPAQISHGPTGRDRVALTFHGAGDPATARAVLAEAERAGARITVLAVGSWLDQYPGMARRILDGGHDLGNHTMNHVSVNELPEAEAYAEITGCADRLRRLTGSIGTWFRPSRTRTATPLVVRLAGRAGYPHVLSYDLDSLDATSPGAAAVTRTVAGQIHRGSVVSLHFGYADTVAALPALLDDLHRRGLRAVTTTELLS; the protein is encoded by the coding sequence GTGACCCCGATCGACCGCCGTCGTGCCCTGCGGGCCGCAGCCGGGGCCGCTGCCGCCGGTGCCCTCGCCACAAGCTGCGCCGACGGCGGCCGGGCCCCCGCCGCGCCCCCGCCCGCCCGTCCTGCCGCCACCGCATCGGCGGGCGCGGCGGCCCGCCCCGCGGGGCAGCCGCCCGCCGCTCCCGCGCCCCGCCGCCACCCCGGGCAGCCCGCCCAGATCAGCCACGGCCCCACCGGCCGGGACCGGGTCGCCCTCACCTTCCACGGCGCCGGCGACCCGGCCACCGCCCGCGCCGTCCTGGCCGAGGCCGAACGCGCCGGAGCCCGGATCACCGTCCTCGCCGTCGGCAGCTGGCTCGACCAGTACCCCGGGATGGCCCGCCGGATCCTCGACGGCGGACACGACCTGGGCAACCACACGATGAACCATGTCTCGGTCAACGAACTGCCCGAGGCCGAGGCCTATGCCGAGATCACCGGCTGCGCCGACCGGCTGCGCAGGCTCACCGGCTCCATCGGCACCTGGTTCCGGCCCTCGCGGACCCGGACCGCGACCCCGCTCGTCGTCCGGCTCGCCGGGCGCGCCGGATATCCGCACGTCCTCTCCTACGACCTCGACTCCCTCGACGCCACCTCGCCCGGCGCCGCGGCCGTCACCCGCACGGTCGCCGGGCAGATCCACCGCGGATCGGTGGTCAGCCTCCACTTCGGCTATGCGGACACGGTCGCCGCACTGCCCGCCCTCCTCGACGACCTCCACCGCCGCGGACTGCGCGCGGTGACCACCACGGAGCTGCTGAGCTGA
- a CDS encoding ABC transporter ATP-binding protein: MTQPTGSAGTLPENAPENAQEAGGPLTAPGGDPFDRDDLPATAGATRDLLRSLLSPYRGRVVLVALLLLLQQAAVQAGPLLVAYAIDRGVPAVRDHDYGPLIAVAAGYASAATGAGLLQYFFVTTIGRLSQDVLVDLRARIFRHAQALSVDFHERYTSGRLISRSTADVESLRELLDEGLQELINVLLAFVYIAALLLWLDLGIGAVAVATFLPLALLIRLYRRRCAAVYSRKSTAMAAVIVKFTETMNGIRPVRAFRRERANDEAFARLNADHRRSNGDAMLELALFVMGSRLVANTAVAGMVLWGAYRVADGTLALGVLAACALYLRRLYDPIDRLGMFLNSYESAAASLQKIAGLLAQGPSVREPREPVPLPERAAGRPGREVVFDRVRFSYRTGGEVLPRLDLVIPAGQTVAVVGSTGAGKSTVAKLLARFYDPTEGRVLLDGVPLGELETAELRRGVVMVTQEAFLFSGTVAENIAVGRPDASRAEIEAAAKAIGAHDFIAALPDGYDTDVRKRGGRISAGQRQLVAFARALLADPAVLILDEATSSLDVPGERAVQRAMDTVLHGRTALVIAHRLSTVEVADRVLVMEHGRIVEDGAPGELITASGGRFAGLHRAWRDSLV, encoded by the coding sequence ATGACCCAGCCGACCGGATCCGCCGGAACGCTCCCGGAGAACGCGCCGGAGAATGCGCAGGAAGCCGGGGGCCCGCTCACCGCGCCCGGCGGCGACCCCTTCGACCGGGACGACCTTCCCGCCACGGCGGGCGCGACCCGGGACCTGCTGCGCTCGCTGCTCTCCCCGTACCGCGGCCGTGTGGTCCTGGTGGCGCTGCTCCTGCTGCTCCAGCAGGCCGCGGTGCAGGCGGGCCCGCTGCTGGTCGCGTACGCGATCGACCGGGGCGTCCCGGCGGTCCGCGACCACGACTACGGGCCGCTGATCGCGGTCGCCGCGGGCTATGCGTCCGCCGCCACCGGCGCCGGGCTGCTCCAGTACTTCTTCGTCACCACCATCGGCCGGCTCAGCCAGGACGTCCTGGTCGATCTCCGGGCCCGGATCTTCCGGCACGCGCAGGCCCTCAGCGTCGACTTCCACGAGCGGTACACCTCGGGCCGGCTGATCTCCCGGTCGACTGCGGACGTGGAATCGCTGCGGGAGCTGCTCGACGAGGGCCTCCAGGAACTGATCAACGTCCTGCTGGCGTTCGTCTATATCGCGGCCCTGCTGCTCTGGCTGGATCTGGGCATCGGCGCCGTCGCGGTCGCCACCTTCCTCCCGCTCGCGCTGCTGATCCGGCTGTACCGGCGGCGCTGCGCCGCGGTGTACAGCCGGAAGTCGACGGCGATGGCAGCGGTCATCGTGAAGTTCACGGAGACGATGAACGGCATCCGGCCGGTCCGGGCCTTCCGCCGCGAGCGGGCGAACGACGAGGCCTTCGCCCGGCTCAACGCGGACCACCGCCGCAGCAACGGCGACGCGATGCTGGAGCTGGCGCTGTTCGTGATGGGGTCCCGGCTGGTGGCGAACACCGCGGTCGCGGGCATGGTGCTGTGGGGTGCCTACCGGGTCGCGGACGGCACGCTGGCGCTGGGTGTGCTGGCGGCGTGCGCGCTGTATCTGCGGCGGCTGTACGACCCGATCGACCGGCTCGGGATGTTCCTGAACTCGTACGAGTCGGCCGCCGCCTCGCTGCAGAAGATCGCCGGGCTGCTGGCGCAGGGGCCGTCGGTGCGGGAGCCGCGGGAGCCGGTGCCGCTGCCGGAGCGCGCCGCCGGACGGCCCGGCCGCGAGGTGGTCTTCGACCGGGTGCGGTTCTCCTACCGCACCGGCGGTGAGGTGCTGCCCCGTCTCGACCTGGTGATTCCGGCCGGGCAGACGGTCGCGGTGGTCGGCTCGACCGGTGCGGGCAAGTCCACGGTCGCCAAGCTGCTGGCCCGGTTCTACGACCCCACCGAGGGCCGGGTGCTGCTCGACGGGGTGCCCCTGGGCGAGCTGGAGACGGCGGAGCTGCGGCGCGGGGTGGTGATGGTGACCCAGGAGGCGTTCCTCTTCTCGGGGACGGTCGCCGAGAACATCGCCGTGGGCCGCCCGGACGCGAGCCGTGCGGAGATCGAAGCGGCGGCGAAGGCGATCGGCGCGCACGACTTCATCGCGGCGCTGCCCGACGGCTACGACACCGATGTCCGCAAGCGGGGCGGGCGGATCTCGGCGGGCCAGCGCCAACTGGTCGCCTTCGCCCGGGCGCTGCTGGCCGACCCCGCGGTGCTGATCCTGGACGAGGCCACCAGTTCGCTGGACGTACCGGGCGAGCGGGCGGTGCAGCGGGCCATGGACACGGTGCTCCACGGCCGTACGGCGCTGGTCATCGCGCACCGGCTGTCGACGGTCGAGGTCGCGGACCGGGTGCTGGTGATGGAGCACGGGCGGATCGTGGAGGACGGGGCGCCGGGCGAGCTGATCACGGCGTCGGGGGGCCGGTTCGCCGGTCTGCACCGGGCGTGGCGGGACAGTCTGGTCTGA
- a CDS encoding EF-hand domain-containing protein: MADIDEARKAFDRYDLDGDGLITAAEYKSVMAQLGDFNVTETVAEAVIKSKDGNGDGMLTFDEFWDSFKKA; the protein is encoded by the coding sequence GTGGCGGACATCGACGAGGCCCGCAAAGCGTTCGACCGGTACGACCTCGACGGCGACGGTCTGATCACCGCGGCCGAGTACAAGAGCGTGATGGCGCAGTTGGGTGACTTCAACGTCACCGAGACGGTCGCCGAGGCGGTCATCAAGTCGAAGGACGGCAACGGCGACGGCATGCTGACCTTCGACGAGTTCTGGGACTCCTTCAAGAAGGCCTGA
- a CDS encoding L,D-transpeptidase, translating into MRHVLKRTGRGALIAVARVGLAGLLAGLSGCAPGGGEGGDPGVVPPQLVSGEVIRVTPEDGARGVDPKSRLEVRLTSGRLERVTVNRIENEAPTAVRGAISGDGLRWRPAEGTRLGLAAKYSVDVVALDGHGRRTARHTTFTTKVPESRFIGYFKPEHRSTVGTGMIVSFDFNRKITDRAAVRQAIRVTSDPPVEIAGHWFGDQRLDFRPEQYWTPGTKVTVDIGLRDVEAASGAYGIQDKTVVFTVGRSQISLVDAEAKTMEVRQDGSLIATLPITAGAPNAMTYNGKMVVSEMHDVTRMNGATVGFTDSDGKGEYDIKDVPHAMRLTRTGTFLHGNYWASADIFGSANVSHGCVGLRDVKGGSGDTPAGWFFDRTLIGDVVEVVNSRDKTVAPDNGLSGWNMTWEEWKK; encoded by the coding sequence GTGAGACACGTACTCAAGCGAACGGGCCGGGGCGCACTGATCGCCGTGGCACGGGTCGGACTGGCAGGACTGTTGGCGGGGCTCTCCGGCTGTGCCCCGGGCGGCGGCGAGGGGGGCGACCCCGGGGTCGTACCACCGCAGCTGGTGTCGGGGGAGGTGATCCGGGTGACCCCCGAGGACGGCGCCCGGGGCGTCGACCCCAAGAGCCGCCTCGAAGTGCGGCTCACCAGCGGCCGGCTGGAGCGCGTCACGGTCAACCGGATCGAGAACGAGGCCCCGACCGCCGTGCGCGGCGCGATCTCCGGGGACGGGCTGCGCTGGCGGCCCGCCGAGGGCACCCGGCTCGGACTCGCCGCCAAGTACTCCGTCGACGTCGTCGCCCTCGACGGCCACGGCAGGCGCACCGCCCGCCACACCACGTTCACCACCAAGGTCCCCGAGAGCCGCTTCATCGGCTACTTCAAGCCGGAGCACCGCTCCACCGTCGGCACCGGGATGATCGTCTCCTTCGACTTCAACCGGAAGATCACCGACCGGGCCGCCGTCCGGCAGGCGATCCGGGTGACCTCCGATCCGCCGGTCGAGATCGCCGGGCACTGGTTCGGCGACCAGCGGCTGGACTTCCGGCCCGAGCAGTACTGGACGCCCGGCACGAAGGTCACGGTCGATATCGGGCTGCGGGACGTGGAAGCCGCCTCCGGCGCCTACGGCATCCAGGACAAGACCGTCGTCTTCACCGTCGGCCGTTCGCAGATCTCCCTGGTCGACGCCGAGGCCAAGACGATGGAGGTACGGCAGGACGGCAGCCTGATCGCCACGCTGCCGATCACCGCCGGGGCGCCGAACGCGATGACGTACAACGGGAAGATGGTCGTCAGCGAGATGCACGACGTCACCCGGATGAACGGCGCGACCGTCGGCTTCACCGACTCCGACGGCAAGGGCGAGTACGACATCAAGGACGTGCCCCACGCCATGCGGCTCACCCGGACCGGCACCTTCCTGCACGGCAACTACTGGGCTTCGGCGGATATCTTCGGCTCGGCCAACGTCAGCCACGGCTGTGTGGGGCTGCGCGATGTGAAGGGCGGCAGCGGGGACACCCCGGCGGGCTGGTTCTTCGACCGCACCCTGATCGGCGATGTGGTGGAGGTGGTCAACTCCCGCGACAAGACGGTCGCCCCCGACAACGGGCTGAGCGGCTGGAACATGACGTGGGAGGAGTGGAAGAAGTGA
- a CDS encoding carboxymuconolactone decarboxylase family protein has translation MPRLTRLTPDTAVGASRDLLADLVSRHGRAGDMVSTMAHSPAVLGGYLQLSRAMGRAKLDRRISERISIAVQVRQGCGLCLDAHVDAARALGVDEEEIARAREGTSADPAIAAIIALGLRVHREPASITDEQITALREHGYSDRAIADVVGVVALNVLTGSFNLLAGLTPGSDTDE, from the coding sequence ATGCCCCGCCTGACCCGACTCACGCCCGACACGGCGGTCGGAGCTTCGCGCGACCTCCTCGCCGATCTGGTCTCCCGCCACGGACGAGCCGGCGACATGGTCTCCACGATGGCGCATTCGCCGGCCGTACTGGGCGGATATCTCCAGCTCAGCCGGGCGATGGGACGAGCCAAGCTCGACCGCAGGATCAGCGAACGGATCTCGATCGCCGTCCAGGTCCGGCAGGGATGCGGACTCTGTCTCGACGCGCACGTCGACGCCGCCCGCGCCCTGGGAGTGGACGAGGAGGAGATCGCGCGAGCCCGCGAGGGCACCTCGGCCGATCCCGCGATCGCGGCGATCATCGCCCTCGGCCTCCGCGTCCACCGCGAGCCGGCGTCGATCACCGACGAACAGATCACCGCACTGCGGGAGCACGGCTACAGCGACCGTGCGATAGCCGACGTCGTCGGCGTCGTCGCACTCAACGTCCTCACCGGCTCCTTCAATCTGCTCGCCGGCCTCACCCCGGGGAGCGACACCGATGAGTAG
- a CDS encoding GNAT family N-acetyltransferase produces MSDELWQILDAAAHGRFPAPDGRTVVTGRPGARDEGVLAFTAHSVVFTDEDPEWVRKQLAAAPADPFAAAMNPHFLAAMLERTRRRMSTIDMMTAAPALPGRPEVPLREIDNPSHPRVVRARKYRDGVRVWAADGGIVLLGRGLAGRWECAVEVDEEAGGKGLGTALALAARRLVPGRTVWAQIAPGNARSVRAFQSAGFSVVGSEALFSSG; encoded by the coding sequence ATGAGCGACGAACTGTGGCAGATCCTCGACGCCGCGGCGCACGGCAGGTTCCCCGCGCCCGACGGCCGGACCGTCGTGACCGGCCGGCCCGGTGCCCGGGACGAAGGCGTGCTGGCCTTCACCGCGCATTCGGTCGTCTTCACGGACGAGGACCCGGAGTGGGTACGGAAGCAGCTCGCGGCAGCCCCGGCCGACCCGTTCGCGGCCGCGATGAATCCGCACTTCCTGGCCGCGATGCTGGAGCGTACGCGCCGCCGGATGAGCACGATCGACATGATGACGGCGGCTCCGGCGCTCCCCGGGAGACCGGAGGTGCCGCTCCGGGAGATCGACAACCCCTCGCACCCCCGGGTGGTCCGGGCCCGGAAGTACCGGGACGGGGTACGGGTCTGGGCGGCCGACGGCGGCATCGTACTGCTGGGGCGGGGGCTGGCCGGCCGCTGGGAGTGCGCGGTCGAGGTGGACGAGGAGGCCGGAGGCAAGGGGCTCGGTACCGCTCTGGCCCTGGCCGCCCGGCGATTGGTGCCGGGGCGGACGGTCTGGGCGCAGATAGCCCCGGGGAACGCCCGCAGTGTGCGGGCGTTCCAGTCGGCAGGCTTCTCCGTGGTGGGCTCGGAGGCCCTCTTCTCCTCCGGCTGA
- a CDS encoding enoyl-CoA hydratase/isomerase family protein: MSTVSLEVAGGVGTIRLDRPPMNALDIALQDRLRELAEEAGERPDVRAVILYGGEKVFAAGADIKEMLEIDHAGMVARSRALQDAFTAVARIPKPVVAAVTGYALGGGCELALCADYRIAADNAKLGQPEILLGLIPGAGGTQRLSRLIGPSRAKDLIFTGRQVKAAEALEIGLVDRVVPAGEVYEAARAWAARLAKGPALALRAAKESVDVGLETDIDTGLAVERNWFAGLFATEDKERGMRSFVAEGPGKAVFTGTEDL, encoded by the coding sequence ATGAGCACTGTCTCCCTCGAAGTAGCCGGCGGCGTCGGTACGATCCGGCTCGACCGCCCCCCGATGAACGCGCTCGACATCGCCCTCCAGGACCGGCTGCGGGAGCTGGCCGAGGAGGCCGGGGAGCGCCCCGACGTCCGGGCCGTGATCCTGTACGGCGGTGAGAAGGTGTTCGCCGCCGGTGCGGACATCAAGGAGATGCTGGAGATCGACCATGCGGGCATGGTCGCCCGGTCGCGGGCGCTCCAGGACGCGTTCACGGCCGTCGCCCGGATCCCCAAGCCGGTGGTGGCCGCGGTGACCGGATACGCCCTGGGCGGCGGGTGCGAGCTGGCCCTCTGCGCCGACTACCGGATCGCCGCGGACAACGCGAAGCTGGGCCAGCCCGAGATCCTCCTCGGGCTGATCCCCGGCGCAGGCGGCACCCAGCGGCTGTCCCGGCTGATCGGCCCCTCGCGGGCCAAGGACCTCATCTTCACCGGGCGTCAGGTGAAGGCGGCCGAGGCGCTGGAGATCGGCCTGGTGGACCGGGTCGTCCCCGCCGGCGAGGTCTACGAGGCCGCCCGCGCCTGGGCCGCCCGGCTCGCCAAGGGCCCCGCACTGGCGCTGCGGGCGGCGAAGGAGTCCGTAGACGTCGGTCTGGAGACGGACATCGACACCGGTCTCGCGGTCGAACGGAACTGGTTCGCCGGGCTGTTCGCCACGGAGGACAAGGAGCGCGGGATGCGCAGCTTTGTGGCGGAGGGCCCCGGGAAAGCGGTCTTCACCGGCACCGAGGACCTCTGA
- a CDS encoding ABC transporter ATP-binding protein, which produces MPTYPSPQEKAAAEPPPPAAPDDPPARKRSVARVLLRLWPYVRPVRTRLFIAAGVAIVASSLSLVIPLVLKWIVDGPVAGRDPGGVWLGALALLLLGVAEAVLFGFRRWLVARPLAAVEAAMRADLYRHLQRVPLAFHDRWPSGQLLSRGTTDLSLVRIFLSFPLTFLLVNGVTILIGLVILLVQQWTLGLILMLPIVPLVVICSYFEARYSIASRRAQDQAGDLATVMEESVLGIRVIKGFGRHRSQERSFHGLAGLLRGTELLKSRMVAGIWAAITVIPETAIGAALVLGTVQVADGELSAGTLVAFLSTALALRWPVESMGFLLALCQEAATATERYFEVMDEPEESGHDGAGETRGGDGGTGPGGAGIRFEGVAFRFPDAPATAVPVLDGVDLQIRPGETMALVGATGSGKTTLTALVPRLHEVTAGRITLDGVDITAMPRTELRTLVSVAFEEPTLFSATVAENVLMGADGSGPETLDRALGVAQADFVPALPLGADTEVGEQGLTLSGGQRQRLALARAVAARPRFLVLDDPLSALDVHTEARVEAALRHVLKDTTALVVAHRPSTVLLADRVALLSGGRIAAVGTHHELLRTSAEYAWLMSGTERAPAPRTSTEKTAELSELSELSEGTRP; this is translated from the coding sequence ATGCCCACTTACCCTTCACCCCAGGAGAAGGCGGCCGCCGAGCCCCCGCCCCCCGCCGCGCCGGACGATCCCCCGGCGCGGAAACGGTCCGTCGCCCGGGTGCTGCTGCGGCTCTGGCCGTACGTCAGGCCGGTGCGCACCCGGCTGTTCATCGCCGCCGGTGTGGCGATCGTCGCCTCGTCCCTGAGCCTGGTGATCCCCCTCGTACTGAAGTGGATCGTCGACGGGCCGGTCGCCGGCCGCGATCCCGGCGGGGTCTGGCTGGGCGCGCTGGCGCTGCTGCTGCTCGGTGTCGCGGAGGCGGTGCTCTTCGGCTTCCGCCGGTGGCTGGTGGCCCGCCCGCTGGCAGCGGTGGAGGCGGCGATGCGGGCGGATCTCTACCGGCACCTCCAGCGGGTGCCGCTGGCGTTCCACGACCGCTGGCCGTCGGGGCAGTTGCTGTCACGCGGTACGACGGATCTCAGCCTGGTCCGGATCTTCCTGTCCTTCCCACTGACCTTCCTGCTGGTCAACGGGGTGACCATCCTCATCGGTCTGGTGATCCTGCTGGTGCAGCAGTGGACGCTGGGGCTGATCCTGATGCTGCCGATCGTGCCGCTGGTGGTGATCTGCTCCTATTTCGAGGCCCGGTACTCCATCGCGTCCCGGCGCGCCCAGGACCAGGCCGGGGATCTGGCGACGGTCATGGAGGAGAGCGTCCTCGGCATCCGCGTCATCAAGGGCTTCGGCCGCCACCGCAGCCAGGAGCGGTCCTTCCACGGTCTGGCGGGGCTGCTCCGCGGTACGGAGCTGCTGAAATCGCGGATGGTGGCGGGCATCTGGGCGGCGATCACCGTCATCCCGGAGACCGCGATCGGTGCGGCGCTGGTGCTCGGCACGGTGCAGGTGGCGGACGGCGAGCTGTCCGCGGGCACGCTGGTGGCGTTCCTGTCGACGGCGCTGGCGCTGCGCTGGCCGGTGGAGTCGATGGGGTTCCTGCTGGCGCTCTGCCAGGAGGCGGCGACCGCGACGGAGCGGTACTTCGAGGTGATGGACGAGCCGGAGGAGTCGGGCCACGACGGCGCCGGGGAAACGCGGGGCGGGGACGGGGGTACGGGTCCGGGGGGTGCCGGAATCCGGTTCGAGGGGGTGGCGTTCCGCTTCCCGGACGCGCCCGCGACCGCCGTTCCGGTGCTCGACGGCGTCGATCTGCAGATCCGTCCCGGGGAGACGATGGCCCTCGTCGGCGCGACCGGCAGCGGCAAGACGACCCTGACCGCCCTGGTGCCGCGGCTCCACGAGGTGACCGCCGGGCGGATCACCCTGGACGGCGTCGACATCACGGCGATGCCTCGCACGGAGCTGCGGACGCTGGTGTCGGTCGCGTTCGAGGAGCCCACGCTCTTCTCTGCGACCGTCGCGGAGAACGTCCTGATGGGCGCGGACGGTTCCGGCCCGGAGACCCTGGACCGGGCGCTCGGGGTGGCCCAGGCCGATTTCGTACCGGCGCTTCCCCTCGGTGCCGACACCGAGGTCGGTGAGCAGGGGCTGACCCTGTCGGGCGGGCAGCGGCAGCGGCTGGCGCTGGCCCGCGCGGTCGCGGCCCGCCCGCGCTTCCTGGTGCTGGACGATCCGCTGTCCGCGCTCGACGTCCATACGGAGGCCCGGGTGGAGGCCGCGCTCCGGCACGTACTGAAGGACACCACCGCTCTGGTCGTCGCGCACCGGCCGTCGACGGTACTGCTCGCCGACCGGGTGGCCCTGCTGTCCGGCGGGCGGATCGCGGCCGTCGGCACCCACCACGAACTGCTGCGGACGAGTGCGGAGTACGCCTGGCTGATGTCGGGCACGGAGCGGGCCCCGGCGCCGCGTACGAGCACCGAGAAAACTGCGGAGCTGTCGGAGCTGTCGGAGCTGTCGGAAGGAACGCGTCCATGA
- a CDS encoding YncE family protein, whose amino-acid sequence MHPPHCPTPVRRRPRQPARRTRVLLAAAALALIAGCGTDTGTSTTSEKTGAAAARKPAKPPVPAGLPGMPPVLDPKDLYAADRPNKLSPVVKNFPTKVYVPNTNSNTVSVIDPTTYKVVETIPVGIQPQHVVPSWDLKTLWVNNNRGHTLTPIDPATGKAGKEVEVHDPYNLYFTPDGKYAVVMASMDRELVFRDPHTMERKKTTPVTCYGVNHADFSADGRYFIVSCEFSGELLKVDTARMEVVGQQKLPLDGAMPQDVKISPDGKTFYIADMMAHGIWVLDGEKFTTPTLLPTGEGAHGLYISRDSKEMYIPNRGEGSVSVFDFPSNKLTKKWWLPDGGSPDMGGVSADGKVLWLSGRYDSEVYAIDTATGKQLARIPVGDGPHGLAFYPQPGRYSLGHTGVFR is encoded by the coding sequence ATGCACCCTCCCCACTGCCCGACGCCCGTCCGGCGCCGCCCCCGGCAGCCCGCCCGCCGCACCCGGGTGCTGCTCGCCGCCGCCGCGCTCGCCCTGATCGCGGGCTGCGGTACCGACACCGGCACCTCCACCACTTCGGAGAAGACCGGCGCCGCCGCCGCACGCAAACCCGCGAAGCCCCCGGTCCCCGCCGGACTGCCCGGGATGCCGCCGGTCCTCGACCCCAAGGACCTCTACGCGGCCGACCGCCCCAACAAGCTCTCGCCCGTCGTGAAGAACTTCCCCACCAAGGTGTACGTCCCCAACACCAACTCCAACACCGTCTCCGTGATCGACCCCACCACCTACAAGGTCGTCGAGACGATCCCGGTCGGCATCCAGCCCCAGCACGTCGTGCCGTCCTGGGATCTGAAGACCCTCTGGGTCAACAACAACCGGGGCCACACCCTCACCCCCATCGACCCCGCCACCGGCAAGGCGGGCAAGGAGGTCGAGGTCCACGACCCGTACAACCTCTACTTCACACCCGACGGCAAATACGCCGTCGTGATGGCCTCCATGGACCGGGAACTCGTCTTCCGCGACCCCCACACCATGGAGCGGAAGAAGACCACCCCCGTCACCTGCTACGGCGTCAACCACGCCGACTTCTCCGCCGACGGGCGCTACTTCATCGTCTCCTGCGAGTTCTCCGGAGAACTCCTGAAGGTCGATACGGCCCGGATGGAGGTCGTCGGCCAGCAGAAGCTCCCCCTCGACGGCGCGATGCCGCAGGACGTGAAGATCTCCCCGGACGGAAAGACCTTCTACATCGCCGACATGATGGCCCACGGCATCTGGGTGCTGGACGGCGAGAAGTTCACCACCCCCACCCTGCTCCCCACCGGCGAGGGCGCGCACGGCCTCTACATCAGCCGGGACTCCAAGGAGATGTACATCCCCAACCGGGGCGAGGGCTCCGTCTCCGTCTTCGACTTCCCCAGCAACAAGCTGACCAAGAAGTGGTGGCTGCCCGACGGCGGCAGCCCCGATATGGGCGGCGTCTCCGCCGACGGCAAGGTCCTCTGGCTCTCCGGACGCTACGACTCCGAGGTCTATGCCATCGACACCGCCACCGGCAAGCAACTGGCCCGCATCCCGGTCGGCGACGGCCCCCACGGCCTGGCGTTCTATCCCCAGCCGGGACGCTACTCCCTGGGCCACACCGGCGTCTTCCGCTGA